The DNA segment atacttaattacctacatacgtacctcattacaaataagtagattaattattttttcactagacagcaaccctaacagcgtaagaagagttcagaggcacgcgatagaaagagacaaaacttgtaggtgaataaaattgtaggtacgtagtgctgtgcgagctgaattccactgtatcgcgtcgtagcaagactcgcatttatttaaatcgtcttgcggagtaatccttctgtacctgtactattacttattctgtggtaccggaagcgcatcgtaggacgtccacttacaaagtggaccgacgacctcataaaggtaagcaggaaggtgctgggtgcaggccgctactaagcggtcattatgaaaatcattggggtacaggcctatgttcagcagtggacatcctatggctgaaatgatgatgatgatgatgataaaatgttgctttattaaaattcctacgctaaaaattatccatttgtatttaatgccactatgcagtcctagtttaactattacgagaaaaactcatttttgcagttttcgtactagttgctattcaagtagccataagataaaaataatacagaatacataggcttgtgataccttttaagaatctcaattaaccaaggaagtttttaaggtaatgggcacgatggtcttcctacattttttttacacgacggctgatcaaaagtgcaagacaatgaattaatttttccttattctctgcaatttcttaaaattttcatacttttaaactagtttgttgaactttaatcttttcttttgatagcccaactatcccttgtgataaggaaaaaaactagattgaaaagtatcctcatttgtagaaatggcatgagaaaaagtaatcgcaggtggcaattttctaaaaatgcacaaaaacttaaaaatcttgaaaacggtgatatttttactggggtcaaaattggacgttagggagaccatggcgaggcctatcgatggttacagggttatccattgtttttgggacaccctgtatatatatttttttaataactgacATCAACCGTCTATTGCGAATTTGTAGTTAATTGAccttattttacattttatctCTGTCCAATTTATCGATACAAGAAACCCTAGTGGAAATGCGCATTTTTCGTATGTGATAGATACGTTTGTATTTGAACTAGAAGTTTAGCCTTGAGAGCTTTGCATGGACGCTTGTTTTCTTTTCATGACTGATTGTGATGTTAAGAATCCCTACTGAGATATGACTGTAGGTTTGTGAAGCAGCACTATTAGACGACGTGCCTGCTAGATTTTATCATGGTAATTAGTAGAATGTCGAATGCTgtgttttgttgttttgtttgaaCCTTTTATAATGTTTAAGTTAATCATAAGAAGGCTTCCAATTTCACTGATGATGGAAGTTAACTGGGTAAAGTTAAAAGTGTGATATGTTTTGTCATAAAAGTgtgataaaattaagttaactaCTATAATAATTAAGGATGGAATATCCAGCCAAGAATTTATAAGTAGCATTAATTTAGGAAATTACGTCTATGCAGGAATAAAATTAACCATTCCATTATTTAATAAAGCAGCAGCTGCTGTTGAAATTGCGCTCGATCCTAAGCCTAAGTTACAGAGAAGGAGCAACCAAGCATCACAATAACAATTGCATGGACTGTTGACCGTACTGTGTCCGTAACCGCAGGTTCCCTTCGTTTGAGCTCCCGAAGGAATTCGGCGCGGCGGGCGACCACTCCAGCGCGGGCCAAGACGCCTTCGCCCCACGCCAATAACAGCGAGGTGAGCATACTGGTCACCGAGGCGTCCCCGGACGCCGCGCCGCCCCCCTCCGCGCCCCCCACCGTGGTCAGGGTACTAGTGCACCGGGAGAGCGACGAGCAGCCCAGCTGATCCACTGCCGAGCCCGAAGAGGCTCCGCCCCCCACTTAAACGAACGTTTAGTGTCAAAGTTTAGTATTCGCGAGTTAAGTGAAttcggcgcgggcgcggcaAAGTTCGTTATTcgaatttgaaattcgaattctaGTTTTTATTGTGAATCTTTTGTGTTTGCAAATCCTGTATTAGACTGATCAGACTATGTTCAGTATAATTATGATTTTGAGTTCCTTTACTCgtcattaataaatagcaatgaATGATAGATACAGAACTTTGTCGCGTCTGTAGTTTTGTACGGCATCCGCTAGTTGGCGTTGTGAATAGACTTTCACAAATGGCGCTGCGTTTAGGAAAACTCGACTTTTGCGTGATTAAATCGTATAGTGAACGAATTATTGTGTTCACAAAAGCACGTGAAAAGTGATATAACGGTTAGTCAAGTTCGAatgtaattttgtgattttaaaatttaaattgtagCTTACCACGTCTACGTATAAACGGACAAATGAAAGATTTGTGTAGAGATAAGTGGATTTAATTTAgtcttttgtatttttattataaagaaaTTGACGAGAGAGTTTAGGTCGTATtaataaagatactttttttatttcaaagagAAAGTACTTGGAAATGTGCCGTAACTTAATAAACAAAACGTATCAAAACATGAAATATGTAGTTATACTCTTTTCCTAAACGAGAGCTAAATATAATCTAATTATCTCTACATTTGTAGTAAATAGAGTCAATAGTAACAGGAACTTCCAGAGCTGTCGCAATaacgttttaaaatatttcatcgaTTCCAATAAGCTTTATGATGTAGACGAAGGAGTACAAGAATTTAATACACGATGCGATGAGTTGATACTTGTCAGAATAGAATAATTGaattatgtacattttgaaatgttttggCAAATACGAGTTTTAGTAAGCTAGATAGACCTATAGATTGCCGACAATTTTCAGTAAAATGAAGTGCCCGAAATAATAGCATTTTAAGAAAATACCTCGTAACAGCAAATAACAAACTTTTAGATATCTTTTTAACATCAGGAGCCCAGATTGTGGGTCCACCGATATCTAAGTATTTTAAATTCTTTGAATTAAGGCTATCTGGTTAGGTCATGTTTGACCTGCTAAGAAATAAACTTTCTTTcattaatattgaaattaaatttgttttgctgtTAAACGAAATAATTTCAAACATGgttgtaaattaatttgttgttgtaaataataatgtacctaTTGAGAACGACTGAATCACCATCACACGTCGCATCCCATTGTAAGAATAAGTGAAATGCATGGAAtaaaaaccaataaaattaTAGCGATGTAAAATGGTGTTCTATCTAAAAGTTAAAAAGTAACCTTTGAACACATCAACAAAAACCTCAATaacacaaatatgtaatgtattAATGAATTTGctaaaaagaagtaaaaaaaacatttgcatgtcaggttgttttgttttaatgtattattaagaAAAAAGAGAGACAACTTAGCAATTCAATTGTTTGTTAAGTatacaaattttattataagGGGTTCGAGCCAAGAACACGCATGTAGCAACATTTAAAGAATTTACTAAGACGTCAATTTTCGCGGTAATAGATAGGCAAATTGTTTTGTACATTTAGCGTAGAGAGCAAATATTAGTGTAGCGATCCTTTTTCAGAGTGCCTCTTTGCTCACGCACTTTTGGGTACCAACGCCTATTTTGCGGTATAGTCAAATAACAAGcaatgatctttacaacaataTTTGGAAATTGTAATTaagcaataactatttaaaagccaTTCTTAATTGCAGTTTCAGTAATAGAAAATAGTTTTCAATAGTGTTGAATATCGCTACTTAATTTTATCAGTTGagtttttgtgattttaaaatTTCTGTAAAAAAAGCTTCGTAAGCATTAAAATTGAACGAAGTACTCAAACGTTAATTGACTCGcacaaactttttatttaattaaaataggaTCATAGTGCAATATAATATTCTAAGAGACAATATTCAATTTCAGGCTGTTATAGTTACCATCTCTAGTGTAAAGGCTTATTGGCCCCAGGCTTTAGCAATTCGTTGTACGTTTCATTTGTCTACTTTAGTTAAACAcgctaatttaaaataattttagaataTAGCCCGTCcacattattttgttatttcataGTTTAACATTAGCTGCCATGTAGTACAGTCTTGGACGAACATACGGCTGATTCGTCCCAGAGTACACATTATTTTAGATGCACAAAGTGCTTTAAATAACGTTAACAATTTACTACAACTCAAATAAGCAAGTTTCgttaaaaagtaaatttaaaaattattaaaatcaatCTTAATAAACGAGACTCCACATGTCTTTTAGATTtagcttttataaaaaaagctaataaaattgaattttatctttttaatacaTCCCTTTAATATTGTGTAGAAAACTTCAACAGGTACCTACTTTATCGTGTATTCTTTCGATTTATTAAGGACCAAAATGTCGTCgattattttgtgaatttactCTTGACCAAACcctttttgtatttatttgtatgtagAATTTTTCGAGGCCTGTTTCGAATTACATATTCTAGAATTTTAGATGCTGACACCTTAACGTATAATATTTGTACCACTTCGCTTTATATCAAGTTTTACACATTTTGCTTTGAATCCTTGTAATATTTCAATAAACGACCCACATtcactattgaaatttaaattgttaaaaagggcatcataataaaaatgttCTAATAGAATAGATTAATTCTCAACTATTGTTCGTTACTATGTAAATAGATAAAAAGAGGATGCAataatttttcataattttatctatagttaataaattaaaaaggttGTTAGAAAATCCTTTAAACtctataatttaattatgtacgATGTACATGTAAAACTAATGGTAGTTAGTGAAATTGCAATATTTAAAGCATGTGTTGAGCATGGTTCAAATATAATTTgtgtaaaatatgtttaaattgtatgatatgtaaataaaactttaagtGAGACCTGCGAAATATGATTTTCTTCCGAggtacaaaatataaattaaccaTGTTGAAAACTATGATTAAACGAAAATATAGAAAAATGATTTTCATTTTCCTTTCTGAAATGCGAATTCCGCTAGCTTTTtattaatcaaaattaaaagaaataaatgaaatctACTTGGTAGAAATTCTAGAACGTCGGTTCCAAGAGAAGTTAGTAGCATAAGCCTTAGGCTTGAATTCTCTATCAGTTTTCGGCACATCTATGTACCACATCCATCCATTTTTATCGCAGTGGTCAATGGCCTCTTGAGGGGAAGGAAACTTCATTTTCAGGTTGGACAGTGGATCTCCCGTGGAGGTCCATCCCATCAAGGCATTCTCCCATCGCTGCTGCGTGTCGAACTCTAGTTCCCAGTGACGTATGTTGTTAGTTCCACTCTGCATGGCATTCTTAGGGGGCTGGTAGATACGAACGCGACGTGTTCTAAGAAATTCTTCAGGAAACCCCGATATGGGTGTGAGGTCGACCTGAAAGTATGGCCATGATTGGTGCTGATGTTTTAAGAAGAGTCCTAAAACGGACTGATAACGCGGCAAGACAATAAGATAACGAAATAGATGGTTTTAGAATTGAACAAAACCGAACGATTGGACTTAATACCAAtggtaattttatgtaaaacattgaAATTACTCTTCAAAAATTACAGGGATAGGcagtaagtaataaataaagcttgaaaaacatacaaaaaatcaaatagtCATGTaggaacaaaattaaataaatctgcGTACCATAGTCGGTACCATAATAGTGGACTCCAAATTATTCCTCATTCTGGCCTCCTCGGGACTGGCGAGGAAAGCCTCATTGTCAAGTATCGGAGCTTCCTTAATCCCGGTGCAGTCGCAAGCGGTAAGACGAACGTTATACGCTGAGACACCAGGCAATGACCTATGTGAGAAATATCGTGCTTTTTTCAAACTGAGAGGACGAatgtacgtttttttttctttcgaaAGATTCAACTAAGTATGTTAAGCATCTAAAGCACCTACTTAGAAGAAACTACCTTGCCTCGTAGTTAGGGAACCAGAACCACAAAAAGTGGCCACAGAGTGGCAAAAAGCCACAAAAAGTATACTTAGACAAGCTATTCGGTAGAAAAAGAAGTTGTGTTACAATTCTTAGAATTGCAAGTTACGAACGCGTTACGAGGTACGTAGGTACGCGTACGCCCAAATATATGTTATTAAGGCAATCTGCAGGTGGCATTGTAGACTGGTATAAAACCACTAGGTCATGACAAAGACTACCTATTGCATCTATTAattcataatataaatttatgAAATCACTTACCTACACAGGTGAGCCTTAGAGAGTCCGAAAACACGACACGTAGCTTGTAGCATAATTTGAATTATTCAGATTTCACTGCACAAAATGGGTAAACAAACACAGAACAAGATTAACTGAGTGACAGTGAGCATCCAATGACATTCACAttgacataggatactttttaaaaGTCTATGGCAATTAAAAACTTTATGTATGCCAGCCAGAGAATAAGATCCCTTTATTATGAAATAGATCTTGATAGGAAGAACCCTTGAAGAAGTTAAGATAGAAAACATCTTCAACCAGTTCAAGTAAATCTTATAAGACtaaataatttttcaattttttgaaaaaatatcaataaaatgaaataaaatctttttaatgCTTTGCAACATTTAATACAGTGAATTACACCTATAACTCACTATTGGAtctctaaaaattaaataaattcaacaTTTTACTAACATGTCTACTTAGTGGAGACTCTGGTGCGTCGGTTCCAGTGAAAGTTAGCGCCATAGTTCTTGGGTCTTTCGGGTTTCTCTGTCTTTGGTACGTCCAAGTACCAGCTCCATCCGTTCTTCTCGCAATGTTCGATAGCCTCATCAGGTGTAGCGAACTGTATTTTCATGTTGGACAGAGGGTCGCCGGTGGAAGTCCATCCCATGAGAGGGTTTTCCCAACGTTGGCGGGTGTCGAATTCCATCTCCCAGTGATGGATGTTGTTTGTGCCACTCTGCATCGCATTCTTGGGAGGCTGGTAGATGCGGATTCGGCGGGTTTTGACATGCTCCTCAGGCACTCCAGTGATGGGTGAAATGTCAACCtggaaaaatttattaaattgaatGAATTAAAAAATCTATTTCAGAGGCTATAAAAACATAAGTTAATAGGAAATTCATATTATGAAAGTAGCTCCACTATCTCAATActaaaatcctactaatatcctacttcctactaataatataaacgcgaaagtttgtatggatgtctggatgtttgttactctttcacgcaaatactactgaacggattttgatgaaactataatccagaataacttAGACGATCAacgacaaactaaatttcacgcggttgaagccgcgggcaaaagctaatttattattttaatactaaaTAGAACTAAATTACCTTAGTTGGTACTGCAATAGAGTCAGCCACAGCTACATTATCCTTAGGTGCAGCTAGAATTGCTTCGTTGTCGATTATCGGAGCCTCTTTTTTGCTAGTTGGATCACCAGAGGCAAAACGGGAGCTACATGTTGATAAGCCAGGCAGAGATCTAAACAGAAAACTACAAATTAGATTTCATCACTAACTGTACTAAAATTAGGTTGGAATACAATTCTGCGTTATCAAATACCTAGATAAACTAGACCTAGTTGAACTCGCTACACTTCTGATGACTTGAAACATGATTATGCTTTTCGCAAAGCAATTTATTGCAATTTTAGCCGCACAAAATTATTACACAACAACTGCGAACATCTGGGATTTTGACACATGTCATCTGTCACCTTGACtgactttgactttttttttgcaGCGACGTACAAAGTAAGCCGACTGAAATCTTATCCTTTTAAAGCGAGCAAAGTTGTGTGTCTGTTTAACTATATTTTTCTTTGCCTCATATGGAAAATTgcgtaaataaaaaagtcaatcTGTCAGAAAAGTGGCAAAAAATTGGCTTGGATCGTCGCCGAATTTcgtaattttatgaaattaaaaacagTGGTAATTACGTGATATTTAGTTGCCCGTAGCGTatgtttaataatataatttatttgagGTGAACTATGGCTGCCTGCATCGTCTCCGAGAAGTATAATATTAAAACAGCTGTTTTCTTGTAAAGGTAACTAAATATCTGTTTTTtcatattgaattccaattagAGGTATGCACGGTCAAAATACACGTTATATCTTATGCACCTAATAACCAATTGAAACGATTTTATGTATTTGCATATTTTTAAAAGGTAAACTTACTcagtaattttaaaacaatgttaGCAGAGGTCTTCCTCTAAAGTGTTCATCATAcggaatttaattaattatgtgcAAGCTCAAAAGCTTCCAATATTCTCTCTCATCACGTATTTTTCACGTAAAAAgcatactaatttaatttttatttatttgcctaTTGGTTTGATAAGCATAATAAGGCAAAAGGACACTCTGTTAGGTGTCGTTAACTCGGAATAATACGTTTTAATTTGTTTCAGATCGCTCAAACAAAACTTATGTCTTGTTAAAGCACAACACGTAGCCCCTTTGGGGGCTACGAACTTTCTCTGTACAGTGCTTgctattattagttttattgttaagAAGAGTCCAATCCACATATCTTGATACTATTTTTAACCACTACCTTTTAAGTATCTCATATTTACGTTAAAGAGAGttctatttttttcttattaaatcGCAAAAATAAGTGATAATAATAAGCTACGATGAGTAAAAATAAGCCAGAAGTAGACTGCACCCGCCGCTGCAAGTCACGCAGTCACGGTCAAGCTCTCACAAGCGCAATTACCAAGAGGTCCGTCGGAGATGAAAAGCTCGCATGCTTTATACGGGCAACATGTGCCAACTTTAATAAGGCTTTCGATTTTGAGGTATGTgatcttatttattattctttttcATATTATATCAATATCTAATTGTAGGATGTAACTCTTATCAGTTAACTAGTTGGTATACCTAGTACAAGCTCTGCATAGCTTGgaactttataaataaatactatgaCTGTGGGAAGAATTTGCATTTTTACACATATTATTCAATTTGTTTTTATGGCAAATCCTGTATTGTAACTACACTACTAAGCGTTCATTGAGTATTCTAAAGCTTTCAGCAAAAATTACCAATTCGAAATGCTATGCTGCCATCCACCTTTAAGCTCATAGCTGACTTGAAAAGGGAAAGGAAGGGATCAACACTGTATCGCCTTTCGCACGCGTTTTACTTACGCACACCGGTgcgtgtgcgttgcagtatggagtttcatacaaataatactgaccgcctcgagttgatacggttgcGATCCCTTAAataaatgtgcgacgtcctTATTACGTTAACGTAGGCGTTAAATTACTTTGTTTTACAGGGTCGCACCGCCCTTCACATGGCTGCGTCTCGCGGTCGCACGGTCCTCATGGACTGGCTTGTGCGACACTCTTCGGAGGCGTTCGCCAACGCCAAAGACCGCGAGTCAGGGTACACGCCCCTGCATAGGAGCATATTCTATGGGCAGATCACCGCTGCTGTCTCTTTGATGAAGATGGGTAAGTTTGATTGTCGTTTTTAAGCCAGACTTGGGttgggcatttaaaaaaaggAGGTGGTGATGGTCCATGTAAAGATAAGTCAGATAATCGCATCATCATCTcagacataggacgtccactgctgaacataggcctcccccaatgctctcCATGTTGCTCAATTGGTAGCAGCctgtgtccagcgccttcctgctacttttacgatgtcgtcggtccacctcgtgggtgtggacgtcccacgctgcgttttccagatAATCTCAGTATGAGCTATTTGATATTTCTGAAAATCTAGCTAAGCTTGATTGTTTATTTCATGAGCCTCAGATAGATCAATATCGAATATCTTCATCTAATTTTTTGTGAAGAAAAACGATAGTGAATCAGCCAgcaatctttaaaaaatattagccATCTATCCAAAGGAACAAGAATTGCCTCTCAGTCATAGTCAGCAGCAGTAAAATGTAGTAGCCATGGCTCTTAGGGTTCATTGTATTCAGTGTACCTAGTCTTTTACTCTTTCTCCAGGCGCGCTGACCGACATAGTAGACAAAGACGACTACAAAGCGATCGAGCACGCGATGCTCGACCGCCAGTATATGTACAAGCACGAGGGCTCGCAGCCGGCCGAGGCCTACGTGTGGGGCTCCAACTCCAACTACACACTTGGCACTGGGGCGCAACAGCAGAGGAACACCCCAGAACTGCTGGGAGCGTTTAGCCGGACCAATGTGTGCGTGAAACAGGTCAGTTCAACCTTCATTCATAGAGAATTGATATTTGTGTTGTTGTTGCGtatatggattttttttaaagattaataGTACTAATAATCCCGTCAGCCCCTCGTGgcaagctaaatatgcttgtgttacgagtgggctcaccacaatagtcgagcggcggcggggaccgaacccgcgttcctcggagtcgaccagtccgaccccttcaccgttcggctatcgtggcttcaaaaatTTACAAAgccaaaagaaaataaaggGTGCCAAAGAGGTCTCCTTCTCAGCATAATATGTCGTTGCAAACTTTGCCACAACACTGGTTTTCGAGCAGGCGCCATTATGGCTCGTAAGTTAGGATTACATGTTAACGTGTAGAGATACCAGGCAACTGCTTTATGGTTGCCTGGAATTCCTTACATGTTTCCTAAACGtaacgtcaggtttttagtgggcaGACAGGGCAAGAAAGCATTTTTCAGACGAAAAAAATGCTTCCTTAGTTCAGCCAAAAAAACATCTTCTAAACAAACTTCATGCTCGGAAATACCATAAATAAAACGCTACACAAAAAAATACAGCAGAATTCGTCAAATTCACTTGACAATATTTGTCAAACAAGAATTTTGCAATGATTTTTTAATTCGTTTTCcaataacaatttcaaaatgcATACAGTTGGCTTGCCGCGCACGTGTTTAGGATTCAcgaatatatttttctttttgatCGGATTCATTGGTGCCGTGATCTGCGTATGGTGTGTCATCAACACGCAGTTCTTTCAAGACGTGAACTATACGATCACAAAGAGTTCCCATGTGAACAGTATAGCGGAATTCGTCAATTTAAAGCTATGGGTGACCCCAATGACTACGGTGCTCATCATCCTAGCTGCCTTGACAATGATGACGTCCTGTTGCGGAATCCTTGGCGCAGGCTGCAAAGTCAAATGCGCGATCAAATCGTACATTTTCCTCGTAACCACCATCTCCTCAATCGCATTCTGGCTCTTCTTCATATCAGGAGTCTACAACATTTACACGAAGAACGAAAAGACTCGGCATTATTTAGAAAGGACCATCCAAACGAACTACGGGAAAGAGAACGACTTTATTACTTACTTCTGGGACTACATCATGATGAATTACGAATGCTGTGGCGTTAACAGTTACAGAGATTTCGCGAATTCGAACTGGCAGAAGAATAGCAGAAAGTTGTACCCTGTCGAGTGTTGTAAATTGGAAAATCGAACCGCACTTTTGCCTGTTTCTAAAGACTGCACGTTGAGGGTCGGTCCGGATATCGAGGGGTTCACAGAAACCGGTTGTTTTGACGTTCTGGGCAAAGCGTTGGGAAGAAACAAGGGGAAGATGATATTCTACGTTATTTTATTGGCTGTTTCCTATACTATTTTGATTCTGTTCGCGTATTGCATTATCAGAGGTGAGCCGTTGCTCGGTGCGATGGCTGGCGAATTCTCGTTTCTACCTTCGAAGGTGCACCAGAATCCGACCCCAATGGTTCCTGAGCAGTACGTTGAACAGTATGCGAAACCAAATGCTCCTTATGTAGAAGAACCCCCTAAGAAGATCGTGAGAGTAGTGTCGGCCGTGAATCCTTTTCAATCGTATAAGTTTACACCAAACGCGTACGCAGGTGACGGATACCCTCATCAAATGTAATCAATAAACTATTAATTcaaatttgtttttgttttgtctagATTAACCTCTACAAAGTCCTTATCGGTCAAACGGGCCAATTTCGCGATAAAAATAATGAGGTTATTGATACTTGGCAACAAAAGACGAAATCAATTAGTTATAACTGTTTACTTAAAACACATAATTGATGATAGTAAGCAATCACTAAACAGAAGACACAACGCCAGAATTCATACTTAGGACTCGCATCAACATCATCTTTTAGTAGGGATACATAGGAATAGACTTGCCAGCTACAATACACTAAGTTTCAGAAGCTACTCCAAAGCATAAGCTACTTCGAAGCTCTTGAGGCTGGCAGAGCCAAGCCGCTATCATGCTCATTGTGCTCAGATTACTATTGCCATTTTTACCAAGAAAGTAGGTAAGCATACAATATGCTACTTTTGTCATCGGCGATTTAGCCGCTTTTTAGAAGCAGAATGTAGCGACCATACATTTCACACTGCACCCTTAAGAACTCCAAACGCGGCGATTGAGTCGCTTTTCGGAAGCTCGACAAAGCAGTCGCTAAATCGCGCGATTCCAATCCGGACGCATGAAGTTGCGAAatcgcgatgctgcatcgatacagtcAAGAActgtatctgggggcacggcagtgcccccaccaagtcgagcaaaaaagcggcacggccgtaccatccttttctcgaagcaattcaggccattttcgaccgcctgtaacttcgttgtggataaaactagaaggctgaattttcattagctatgcaggcattgtaaagacacggtatatttaaaatttcattcaatttgaaccagtagtttaagaattataacgggtcaaagttacttaattttgtcactcactgactgactcactgactcactgactcaccgatcatcaaaactctaaggcacttctagcagacctagaagcttcaaatttggaatataagtagtgtttggtgtatgaatcaaggaaaaactaaaatatttgggggcacggtagtgcaaccgccaagtcgagtaaaatttttcaatttcggtccagttttctagatacataactgctgtctacaaaatacaaaaagaaatgat comes from the Ostrinia nubilalis chromosome 17, ilOstNubi1.1, whole genome shotgun sequence genome and includes:
- the LOC135080059 gene encoding NADH dehydrogenase [ubiquinone] iron-sulfur protein 4, mitochondrial-like, with product MLQATCRVFGLSKAHLCRSLPGVSAYNVRLTACDCTGIKEAPILDNEAFLASPEEARMRNNLESTIMVPTMVDLTPISGFPEEFLRTRRVRIYQPPKNAMQSGTNNIRHWELEFDTQQRWENALMGWTSTGDPLSNLKMKFPSPQEAIDHCDKNGWMWYIDVPKTDREFKPKAYATNFSWNRRSRISTK
- the LOC135080057 gene encoding NADH dehydrogenase [ubiquinone] iron-sulfur protein 4, mitochondrial isoform X2 yields the protein MFQVIRSVASSTRSSLSRSLPGLSTCSSRFASGDPTSKKEAPIIDNEAILAAPKDNVAVADSIAVPTKVDISPITGVPEEHVKTRRIRIYQPPKNAMQSGTNNIHHWEMEFDTRQRWENPLMGWTSTGDPLSNMKIQFATPDEAIEHCEKNGWSWYLDVPKTEKPERPKNYGANFHWNRRTRVSTK
- the LOC135080057 gene encoding NADH dehydrogenase [ubiquinone] iron-sulfur protein 4, mitochondrial isoform X1, with the protein product MFQVIRSVASSTRSSLSSFLFRSLPGLSTCSSRFASGDPTSKKEAPIIDNEAILAAPKDNVAVADSIAVPTKVDISPITGVPEEHVKTRRIRIYQPPKNAMQSGTNNIHHWEMEFDTRQRWENPLMGWTSTGDPLSNMKIQFATPDEAIEHCEKNGWSWYLDVPKTEKPERPKNYGANFHWNRRTRVSTK
- the LOC135080053 gene encoding tetraspanin-1-like, with product MHTVGLPRTCLGFTNIFFFLIGFIGAVICVWCVINTQFFQDVNYTITKSSHVNSIAEFVNLKLWVTPMTTVLIILAALTMMTSCCGILGAGCKVKCAIKSYIFLVTTISSIAFWLFFISGVYNIYTKNEKTRHYLERTIQTNYGKENDFITYFWDYIMMNYECCGVNSYRDFANSNWQKNSRKLYPVECCKLENRTALLPVSKDCTLRVGPDIEGFTETGCFDVLGKALGRNKGKMIFYVILLAVSYTILILFAYCIIRGEPLLGAMAGEFSFLPSKVHQNPTPMVPEQYVEQYAKPNAPYVEEPPKKIVRVVSAVNPFQSYKFTPNAYAGDGYPHQM